The following proteins are co-located in the Spirosoma montaniterrae genome:
- a CDS encoding vanadium-dependent haloperoxidase: MNTMLRFGFLFATLLVVVSGCQKPATPAEYNAKAANPERYNDALNKLTQVVIHDIFSPPVASRIYGYANLAGYEALVPFDAQYESLGGKLKQFQAGPKPQAGQEYCFPLASVRAFMTVARALTFSVEFYDEFETAFYEQYKKDGVPDDVYERSMAYGEAVAKHVLDYAAKDSYKQTRGFKHTVTNEEGTWVPTPPAYMDAAEPQWNKIRCWVMDTCNQFMPPRPHPFSLNKNTPYWKEVDEVYQIGKRMDKNEQAIAYFWDDNAFVMNIAGHVSYASKKMTPGGHWLAIAQTVTRQRKLNMMQTVEAYALTSFALADAFIACWDEKYRSKTVRPETVINKSIDPKWTPFLQTPPFPEYPSGHSTITAAAATVLTSLIGDNIAFTDSTEYKYGHGVRSFQSFKQAAREASISRLYGGIHYRSALDNGAMMGEKVGLWVLEKAKTRKSAVANR, from the coding sequence ATGAATACCATGCTTCGTTTCGGTTTTCTGTTTGCCACCCTGCTCGTTGTTGTGTCGGGCTGTCAGAAGCCCGCAACACCTGCCGAGTATAACGCCAAAGCCGCTAATCCTGAACGGTACAATGATGCGTTGAACAAACTGACGCAGGTTGTAATCCACGATATTTTCTCGCCCCCGGTCGCCAGCCGCATTTATGGGTACGCCAATCTGGCTGGCTACGAAGCGTTAGTGCCATTCGATGCACAGTATGAATCGCTTGGCGGCAAACTAAAGCAGTTTCAGGCCGGGCCGAAGCCACAGGCCGGGCAGGAGTACTGCTTTCCACTCGCCAGTGTTCGGGCGTTTATGACCGTAGCCCGCGCCCTGACGTTCTCGGTCGAGTTCTACGATGAATTTGAAACTGCCTTTTACGAGCAATACAAAAAAGATGGCGTTCCCGACGACGTGTATGAGCGGTCGATGGCGTATGGCGAGGCCGTTGCCAAGCATGTACTGGATTACGCGGCTAAAGATTCGTATAAGCAAACACGGGGCTTCAAGCACACCGTTACAAACGAAGAAGGTACGTGGGTACCAACGCCCCCGGCCTACATGGATGCCGCCGAACCACAGTGGAACAAAATCCGCTGCTGGGTGATGGATACGTGCAATCAGTTTATGCCGCCCCGCCCCCATCCGTTCAGTCTGAACAAAAATACGCCTTACTGGAAAGAAGTAGACGAAGTTTATCAGATTGGCAAACGCATGGACAAAAACGAACAGGCCATTGCCTACTTCTGGGACGATAACGCTTTTGTGATGAACATTGCCGGACACGTTTCCTATGCGTCCAAAAAAATGACGCCCGGCGGTCACTGGCTGGCTATTGCCCAAACCGTGACCCGGCAGCGCAAGCTGAACATGATGCAAACCGTTGAAGCCTACGCACTAACCTCTTTCGCCCTTGCCGATGCCTTTATCGCCTGCTGGGACGAAAAGTATCGTAGCAAAACCGTTCGGCCCGAGACGGTTATCAACAAATCCATTGATCCAAAATGGACACCCTTTCTGCAAACGCCCCCGTTCCCGGAGTACCCCAGCGGACACAGTACCATTACTGCCGCTGCCGCTACCGTACTCACCAGCCTGATCGGCGATAACATTGCGTTTACCGACTCGACAGAATATAAATATGGGCACGGGGTACGGTCGTTTCAGTCGTTCAAACAAGCCGCCCGCGAAGCGTCGATTAGCCGCTTGTACGGCGGCATTCATTACCGTTCGGCGTTGGATAATGGTGCGATGATGGGGGAAAAAGTTGGCTTATGGGTACTGGAAAAAGCGAAAACCCGGAAGTCGGCGGTTGCCAACCGGTAA
- a CDS encoding VCBS repeat-containing protein yields the protein MKRIFFAVFALTLSLSGCNSFKSEKALFQSLDSTQTGIGFINKLVSTEKLNLLDYLYFYNGGGVSAGDINNDGLTDLYFVSNQGPNKLYLNKGGFKFEDITEKAGVAGFSDWQSGSTMADVNGDGFLDIYVCAVGNFRGLEGANELYINNGDGTFTEKAADYGLDFTGFSTQAAFFDYDHDGDLDCYLLNHAVHTSRSYDRVSARNLRNNESGDYLYENQIVSKAGNAPSGKAVKFQNVSEKAGIYGAAMGYGLGISVADINNDGWEDLYISNDFHEDDYYYINNRNGTFTESIKQAFQHTSRFSMGNDVADVNNDGFADVVTLDMYPEDETIEKSSLGEDALDIYQYKLAYGYMNQYSRNCLQMSLSGKKFMDVGAMAGVAATDWSWAPLLADYDNDGVKDLFITNGIVHRPNNLDYVKFASDDSLRYAIETSNSLDERAIKMMPAGKVHNYLYRGTPSLRFEDKSEVWGFETPTYSNGAAYADLDNDGDLDLITNNIDDPAGLYRNNANDLFPDNQHLTVRLKGDAPNTFGVGAKVVLKYADSIQVQQLMPTRGFQSSVAPELLFGLGKRPVIDSLIVIWPNQKMEVRTQVKAGQLLTLKQSDARLDGSGYRYTATAIQPLFTQVDSLPYTHKENKKFFDFVREPLMPFQLSSEGPRLAVGDVNGDGLMDVYAGGPKWIAGSLLLQQSTGSFKRSTQAVFEKDSVYEDVDAVFFDADGDKDLDLYVVSGGNEFYDKMVEQFDRLYLNDGKGNFSRSANALPPMYDNKSCVRPCDIDRDGDLDLFVGGRVVGFAYGKSPNSYLLINDGKGHFSDQTDKLSPKLRKVGLIADAVWADTDGDKDLDLVLAGDWMPVRIFTNNGGKFDETSPITTTDETPLNGFWQRVVAADFDGDGDTDLMAGNLGTNSKFYKTPDSQLRMWIKDVDNNQSIEQIIAYNRGEEWYPLAFKDELGKQMPGIVNKRFTDYASFAGKPLDEVLNGDELKDADEFTVNQFASLYLENQGGKFVVHQLPMLAQVSKLYAMLPIDIDGDGDLDLLGGGNCYGVSTYQGRYDASYGLVLRNEGKGNFVALSPVDAGFVLNGEIRDIRSVPTSGGPLLLVARNGAGMQVFKPLK from the coding sequence ATGAAACGCATATTTTTTGCTGTCTTTGCTTTAACTCTTTCGTTATCAGGCTGTAACTCGTTCAAATCGGAAAAGGCTCTGTTTCAGTCGCTCGATTCAACACAGACGGGTATTGGCTTCATAAACAAGTTGGTATCAACCGAAAAACTGAATCTGCTCGATTACCTGTATTTCTATAACGGCGGGGGCGTGTCGGCAGGCGATATCAACAACGATGGTTTAACTGATCTGTATTTCGTTTCTAATCAGGGGCCAAACAAACTGTATCTCAATAAAGGCGGTTTCAAGTTTGAAGACATTACCGAAAAAGCGGGCGTAGCTGGCTTCTCCGACTGGCAAAGTGGTTCGACTATGGCCGATGTAAACGGCGACGGTTTCTTAGATATTTACGTCTGCGCCGTTGGGAACTTCCGGGGTCTGGAAGGTGCCAACGAACTCTACATCAACAATGGCGATGGTACGTTTACGGAGAAAGCCGCCGATTATGGTTTGGATTTTACCGGCTTTTCGACCCAGGCTGCTTTCTTCGATTACGACCATGACGGCGACCTCGACTGTTACCTGCTCAATCATGCCGTACATACGTCGCGCAGCTACGACCGCGTATCGGCCCGCAATCTGCGTAACAATGAATCGGGCGATTATCTATATGAAAATCAGATAGTATCAAAAGCCGGAAACGCGCCAAGTGGCAAGGCAGTGAAGTTTCAGAATGTTTCGGAAAAAGCGGGCATTTATGGAGCGGCAATGGGTTATGGACTGGGGATTTCAGTAGCCGACATCAACAACGATGGTTGGGAGGATTTGTACATTTCCAACGACTTCCACGAAGACGACTACTATTACATCAACAACCGCAACGGCACATTTACCGAAAGTATAAAGCAGGCATTTCAGCATACGAGCCGCTTCTCGATGGGCAATGACGTAGCCGACGTAAACAACGATGGCTTTGCCGACGTGGTAACGCTCGACATGTATCCCGAAGACGAAACAATTGAAAAATCCTCGCTTGGCGAAGACGCGCTCGATATTTACCAGTATAAGCTGGCATACGGCTACATGAATCAGTATAGCCGTAACTGCCTGCAAATGAGCCTGTCGGGCAAGAAGTTCATGGACGTGGGCGCAATGGCGGGCGTGGCCGCTACCGACTGGAGTTGGGCACCGCTGCTGGCCGATTATGACAATGATGGCGTGAAAGATCTGTTCATCACCAACGGCATTGTTCACCGACCCAATAACCTCGACTACGTAAAATTTGCCTCCGACGATTCGCTGCGGTATGCGATAGAAACATCGAACTCGCTCGATGAACGGGCTATCAAAATGATGCCGGCAGGTAAAGTACATAACTACCTGTATCGGGGTACACCCAGCCTTCGTTTCGAGGACAAATCAGAGGTTTGGGGATTTGAAACGCCTACCTACTCGAACGGGGCGGCCTACGCCGATCTTGACAACGACGGCGATTTAGACCTGATTACCAACAATATCGACGACCCTGCCGGGCTATATCGCAACAACGCCAACGACCTTTTTCCCGATAATCAGCACCTGACTGTCCGGTTGAAGGGCGATGCTCCCAACACGTTCGGGGTGGGTGCAAAGGTGGTTCTGAAATACGCCGATTCTATACAGGTACAGCAACTCATGCCCACACGCGGTTTTCAGTCGTCGGTGGCTCCCGAACTGCTGTTTGGTCTGGGCAAACGCCCTGTTATCGACTCGCTGATTGTGATCTGGCCGAACCAGAAAATGGAGGTACGCACACAGGTAAAAGCCGGGCAATTGCTGACGCTGAAACAGTCCGACGCCCGTTTAGATGGGTCAGGCTATCGATACACAGCCACGGCCATACAACCATTGTTCACGCAGGTCGACTCGCTGCCGTATACACACAAGGAGAATAAAAAGTTTTTCGATTTTGTACGCGAGCCGCTCATGCCCTTTCAGCTATCGAGCGAAGGGCCACGTTTGGCCGTGGGTGATGTAAACGGCGACGGTTTGATGGACGTTTATGCGGGCGGGCCGAAGTGGATAGCCGGTAGCTTATTGCTGCAACAGTCAACTGGAAGTTTCAAGCGAAGCACACAAGCTGTTTTTGAGAAAGATTCTGTATACGAAGATGTGGATGCGGTTTTCTTCGATGCAGATGGCGATAAAGACCTCGATCTGTATGTGGTATCGGGCGGGAATGAGTTTTACGACAAAATGGTCGAGCAGTTCGACCGGCTGTACCTGAACGATGGCAAGGGAAATTTCAGCCGTTCGGCCAATGCCCTGCCCCCCATGTACGACAATAAAAGCTGCGTTCGGCCCTGCGATATTGACCGCGATGGCGATCTGGATTTGTTCGTGGGTGGGCGCGTGGTGGGCTTCGCGTATGGTAAATCGCCCAATTCATACCTGCTTATCAACGATGGTAAAGGCCACTTCTCTGACCAGACCGACAAACTATCGCCAAAGTTGCGCAAAGTGGGCCTTATTGCCGACGCCGTTTGGGCAGATACCGACGGCGATAAAGACCTCGATCTGGTGCTGGCGGGCGATTGGATGCCGGTACGCATTTTTACGAACAACGGCGGTAAATTTGACGAAACGTCGCCCATCACGACCACCGACGAAACACCGCTCAACGGCTTCTGGCAACGCGTCGTAGCTGCCGATTTCGATGGCGACGGTGACACCGACCTGATGGCTGGCAACCTCGGCACCAACAGTAAATTCTACAAAACGCCCGATTCGCAGCTTCGGATGTGGATAAAAGACGTTGATAATAACCAGAGTATTGAACAAATTATTGCTTACAACCGTGGGGAAGAATGGTATCCGCTGGCGTTCAAAGACGAACTTGGCAAGCAAATGCCCGGTATTGTAAACAAGCGGTTTACAGACTATGCTTCATTTGCCGGTAAACCATTAGATGAGGTGCTAAACGGCGATGAACTAAAAGATGCCGACGAGTTTACGGTCAATCAGTTTGCGTCGCTCTATTTAGAAAATCAGGGTGGTAAATTCGTTGTGCATCAACTACCGATGCTGGCGCAGGTCTCAAAATTATACGCCATGCTGCCTATCGACATCGATGGCGACGGCGACCTCGACTTGCTGGGGGGCGGCAACTGCTACGGCGTCAGCACGTATCAGGGTCGTTACGATGCCAGTTACGGATTAGTGCTACGGAATGAAGGCAAAGGGAATTTTGTAGCCCTGTCGCCGGTCGATGCCGGGTTTGTACTGAACGGAGAAATCCGGGACATCAGGTCAGTACCAACGTCTGGCGGGCCGTTGTTACTGGTAGCCCGCAACGGCGCGGGTATGCAGGTGTTTAAGCCTCTGAAGTAA
- a CDS encoding VCBS repeat-containing protein has protein sequence MRTLFALLITALLAGCRSGSDAPTEPLFKKLSPDESHINFTNTVTDDKDFNVFNYRNFYNGGGVAIGDVNNDGLSDVLLIANMGDNKLYLNRTKPGETMQFDDVTAKAGVAGKRAWSTGATFADVNADGRLDIYICNAGIREGDDRANELYINNGNDANGVPTFTEQAANYGLDDRGYSTHAAFFDYDRDGDLDMYLLNNSFMPVGRLQYANLRAQRDSLGGDKLFRNDGQRFTDVSEKAGIYGSLIGFGLGITIGDVNDDNWPDIYISNDFYERDYLYINNHNGTFRETIKESMPHTSHSSMGADVADVNNDGRLDIFITDMLPGNDRRLKKTSTFEGHDLEAIKVSRDFHYQYMQNMLHLNQGNQPGNSNLPTFSDVARFSGVAATDWSWGALIFDMDNDGLKDVFVANGIARDVTDQDFVNFLADRENMAQVARQGAFDFKKFLDLAPSEPVPNYAFRNDGNLQFTNQAVAWGLSEPDFSNGAAYGDLDNDGDLDLIVNNVNSPVSVYQNQAVEKKKTNYLKVKLEGSGANRNAIGTRVFVHQGKQMQVLQQMPNRGFQSSVDLNLVFGLGANPAIDSVVVVWPDDKQQTLRQPKANQLLTLRQSDARQVWKPATTTAMPFFNDNTVASRLSYTHVESPFVDYNRDPLLKHQFSTQGPAMATGDVNGDGLDDLFFGGANKQGGRLYVQQAGGRFVDKTPAVIRQDVAAEAVDAVLFDADNDNDLDLYVVTGSNEYEAEADELLDRLYLNDGKGNFALSIANLPNLKASGACVSAADFDRDGDIDLFVGSRLLPGNYGKNPPSYLLTNDGSGIFKNYTKRSLPEVDQLGMVTGATWADLNGDQYPELIVVGDWEPIRVFENKRGKLSLNPALSITDEKGEPMKTNGWWNCVRAGDADGDGDLDLVVGNLGLNSRIRATQTTPAELYVGDFDQNGNTEQIINCADETGELYPMVLKQDLQKQMPSIKKRYVKFIDYAGKKINEILTEDQLKGALVKQSFTGVTALLRNDGKGRLTFQPLPADVQFSPVCGAIFTDYDRDGRTDLVMAGNFLDVLPEIGRYDASYGVVLRNTGNAANGVVNYVSVSSAVSGFFVRGQVRRMSQLKQGQLVLAKNNDKAQVFLISNKKL, from the coding sequence ATGCGTACTCTCTTTGCTTTATTGATAACTGCGCTGCTGGCAGGTTGTCGTTCCGGGTCCGATGCTCCCACCGAGCCGCTCTTTAAAAAACTTTCGCCCGACGAGTCGCACATCAATTTCACGAATACCGTCACCGACGATAAGGATTTTAACGTATTCAACTACCGCAACTTTTATAACGGTGGGGGCGTAGCGATTGGCGACGTGAATAACGACGGGCTTTCAGACGTACTGCTGATTGCCAACATGGGCGATAACAAACTGTATCTGAACCGTACAAAGCCCGGCGAAACAATGCAGTTCGATGATGTAACGGCTAAGGCGGGCGTGGCGGGCAAACGGGCCTGGAGCACCGGCGCCACTTTTGCCGACGTGAACGCCGACGGTCGGTTAGACATTTACATCTGCAACGCAGGCATTCGCGAAGGCGACGACCGCGCCAACGAACTCTACATCAACAACGGTAATGACGCCAACGGCGTACCGACCTTTACCGAGCAGGCAGCAAACTACGGCTTAGACGACCGGGGATATAGCACACACGCGGCTTTCTTCGACTACGACCGCGACGGTGACCTCGATATGTACCTGCTCAACAACAGCTTCATGCCCGTTGGTCGGCTGCAATACGCCAACCTACGCGCCCAACGCGACTCGCTGGGGGGAGATAAGCTATTTCGGAACGATGGGCAACGATTTACCGATGTCTCAGAAAAAGCGGGTATTTACGGCTCCTTGATTGGGTTTGGGCTGGGCATTACCATCGGCGATGTAAACGACGATAACTGGCCCGATATTTACATTTCCAACGATTTCTACGAACGCGATTACCTGTATATCAACAACCATAACGGTACGTTTCGCGAAACCATAAAGGAATCGATGCCGCACACGAGTCATTCCTCGATGGGTGCGGACGTGGCCGATGTGAACAACGACGGTCGGCTTGACATTTTCATCACCGACATGCTGCCCGGTAATGACCGGCGATTGAAAAAGACATCGACGTTTGAGGGGCACGATCTGGAAGCTATCAAAGTAAGCCGTGATTTCCATTACCAGTACATGCAGAATATGCTGCATCTGAATCAGGGAAATCAGCCTGGTAACAGTAACCTGCCCACGTTTAGCGACGTAGCCCGATTCTCGGGCGTGGCTGCTACCGACTGGAGTTGGGGGGCGTTGATTTTCGACATGGATAACGACGGTCTGAAAGACGTATTTGTTGCAAACGGCATTGCCCGCGACGTAACCGATCAGGATTTCGTGAACTTTCTGGCAGACCGCGAAAACATGGCGCAGGTAGCCCGGCAAGGCGCATTCGATTTCAAGAAATTTCTGGACTTAGCTCCCTCAGAACCAGTACCGAATTATGCGTTTCGGAACGATGGTAATTTGCAGTTCACAAATCAGGCCGTAGCGTGGGGATTGTCGGAGCCAGATTTCTCGAACGGTGCGGCTTATGGTGATCTCGACAACGACGGCGATCTGGATCTGATTGTCAACAATGTAAACTCACCCGTATCCGTTTATCAAAATCAGGCTGTCGAGAAGAAAAAAACCAACTACCTGAAAGTGAAACTGGAGGGTAGTGGCGCAAACCGCAATGCCATTGGTACACGGGTGTTTGTGCATCAGGGTAAACAAATGCAGGTGTTGCAACAAATGCCGAACCGGGGTTTCCAGTCGTCGGTGGACTTGAATCTTGTGTTTGGTCTTGGCGCGAACCCAGCTATCGATTCGGTCGTGGTTGTGTGGCCCGATGATAAGCAGCAAACCTTGCGGCAACCGAAAGCCAACCAATTGCTCACGCTGCGGCAGTCTGACGCCAGGCAGGTGTGGAAGCCGGCTACAACCACCGCGATGCCTTTTTTCAACGACAACACGGTTGCATCGAGGTTGAGTTACACCCATGTCGAAAGCCCGTTTGTTGATTACAACCGTGATCCATTACTGAAACATCAGTTTTCGACACAAGGCCCGGCAATGGCAACCGGCGACGTGAACGGCGACGGGTTAGATGATCTGTTTTTTGGCGGAGCCAACAAGCAGGGCGGGCGGCTGTATGTGCAACAGGCGGGGGGGCGGTTTGTCGATAAAACCCCGGCTGTGATACGGCAGGACGTAGCCGCCGAAGCCGTTGATGCCGTGCTATTCGATGCCGACAACGATAACGACCTCGATCTGTATGTTGTAACGGGCAGTAATGAATATGAAGCAGAAGCGGACGAACTGCTCGACCGGCTGTATCTGAACGACGGTAAAGGCAACTTTGCGCTGTCGATAGCAAACCTGCCCAATCTGAAAGCCAGCGGAGCGTGTGTATCGGCAGCCGATTTTGACCGCGACGGAGATATCGACCTGTTCGTTGGCTCGCGGCTTTTGCCTGGCAATTACGGTAAAAATCCACCCAGTTATCTGCTAACCAACGATGGTAGCGGTATTTTCAAAAACTACACGAAGCGGTCGTTACCCGAAGTCGATCAGCTTGGCATGGTAACAGGGGCTACCTGGGCCGATCTGAACGGCGATCAATACCCTGAACTTATTGTGGTAGGCGATTGGGAGCCGATACGCGTGTTTGAAAACAAACGCGGCAAACTAAGCCTGAATCCGGCTCTTTCCATTACTGACGAAAAAGGTGAGCCAATGAAAACCAATGGCTGGTGGAACTGCGTTCGGGCGGGCGATGCCGATGGCGATGGTGATCTGGATTTGGTAGTCGGCAATCTCGGCCTGAATTCGCGCATCCGGGCTACACAGACGACCCCCGCAGAACTCTACGTGGGCGACTTCGACCAGAACGGCAACACCGAGCAGATCATTAACTGTGCCGACGAAACCGGCGAGTTGTACCCGATGGTGCTGAAGCAGGATTTGCAGAAGCAAATGCCCAGCATCAAAAAACGATACGTCAAATTTATCGACTACGCCGGTAAGAAAATCAACGAGATTCTGACTGAGGATCAGCTAAAAGGGGCATTGGTAAAGCAATCGTTCACGGGCGTAACGGCCCTGTTGCGTAACGATGGAAAAGGCCGATTAACCTTCCAGCCGTTACCTGCCGACGTGCAGTTTTCGCCGGTTTGCGGAGCTATTTTTACCGACTACGACCGCGATGGACGTACCGACCTGGTGATGGCGGGTAATTTCTTGGACGTGCTGCCCGAAATTGGTCGGTACGATGCGTCTTATGGCGTTGTGCTGCGTAATACAGGCAATGCTGCTAATGGAGTTGTAAACTATGTATCGGTCAGTTCGGCGGTGTCGGGTTTCTTCGTGCGGGGGCAGGTTCGGCGTATGTCGCAGTTGAAACAGGGCCAACTCGTGCTGGCTAAAAACAACGATAAAGCGCAGGTTTTTTTGATTAGTAATAAAAAATTATGA
- a CDS encoding RagB/SusD family nutrient uptake outer membrane protein: MKRVNIKVLLGCTALMLAGQSCTDLTEKTFDVIPTSSNFGSTPGQQAALIGPLYGSLGDYFGNMNELNATTDEQMVPTRGGDWKDGDNWKRLYMHEWDPVTDNGQFNGRWTWCYNAITSINQQIGTLTDPSLIAELKVLRAFFHYQAMDLFGNVIIADKVGGGPSTQSTRAQVFAFVEKEILDNYAALKPDVGGAFYGRMNKPVADMILAKLYLNAQVYTGTARWADAITRCNNIISSGKFSLAGDFFANFVTQNQNSPEIILATPFSSTKRGGMNIQMRTLHYNSQLTYNLGAQPWNGYCTVTEFYNSFADQDVRKRMWIVGQQFRANGTPLSDDNVPMVFTPEIPAFAMPAGPAGRLAGARSQKYQIQRNNPFNDQDNDFVVYRLGDVYLMRAEANLRLGNAAAALTDANVIRARAGLPAYTAAQLTLDELLAERGRELAWEYHRRQDLIRFGQYTKAWRFKAASGAFRNLFPIPNDQLVLNPSLKQNPGY, translated from the coding sequence ATGAAACGAGTAAACATAAAAGTACTACTGGGTTGCACGGCTCTCATGCTGGCAGGTCAGTCCTGTACCGACCTTACGGAAAAGACGTTCGACGTTATTCCAACATCGAGTAACTTCGGTTCGACACCCGGACAGCAGGCCGCTCTGATTGGCCCGCTGTATGGTAGCTTAGGCGATTACTTCGGTAATATGAACGAACTAAACGCCACTACCGACGAGCAGATGGTGCCAACGCGGGGTGGCGACTGGAAGGATGGCGATAACTGGAAGCGTCTGTACATGCACGAGTGGGACCCTGTTACCGATAACGGTCAGTTCAACGGACGCTGGACCTGGTGCTACAACGCTATCACCTCGATCAATCAGCAGATAGGGACATTAACAGATCCATCTCTGATTGCCGAGTTGAAAGTGCTTCGGGCTTTCTTCCACTATCAGGCAATGGATTTGTTCGGTAACGTGATCATTGCTGATAAAGTGGGAGGTGGGCCTTCTACTCAATCGACTCGGGCACAAGTATTCGCATTTGTTGAGAAGGAAATTCTTGACAACTATGCAGCTCTGAAGCCAGACGTAGGTGGTGCTTTTTACGGTCGTATGAATAAGCCGGTAGCTGACATGATTCTGGCTAAGCTGTACCTGAATGCACAAGTGTATACCGGTACCGCTCGCTGGGCCGATGCTATTACACGTTGCAATAACATCATTAGCTCGGGTAAATTCTCGCTGGCTGGCGACTTCTTCGCCAACTTCGTGACGCAGAACCAAAATTCGCCTGAAATCATTCTGGCAACGCCGTTCAGCAGCACCAAGCGTGGTGGTATGAACATTCAGATGCGGACATTGCACTACAACAGTCAGTTGACCTACAACCTCGGTGCACAACCCTGGAATGGCTATTGTACTGTGACGGAATTCTACAACTCGTTTGCCGATCAGGACGTTCGGAAGCGGATGTGGATTGTTGGGCAGCAGTTCCGGGCCAATGGAACGCCCCTCAGTGATGACAACGTACCAATGGTGTTCACGCCCGAGATTCCTGCGTTCGCGATGCCTGCCGGTCCGGCTGGCCGTTTGGCTGGTGCGCGTAGCCAGAAGTACCAGATTCAGCGTAACAACCCCTTCAACGATCAGGACAACGATTTCGTGGTCTACCGTTTGGGCGATGTGTACCTGATGCGGGCTGAGGCTAACCTGCGTTTGGGCAATGCGGCTGCCGCGCTGACCGATGCCAACGTTATTCGGGCACGGGCTGGCTTGCCAGCTTATACGGCTGCTCAACTGACGCTTGATGAATTGCTGGCTGAACGCGGTCGCGAACTGGCGTGGGAATACCACCGTCGTCAGGATCTGATCCGTTTCGGTCAGTACACGAAAGCATGGCGTTTTAAAGCGGCTTCGGGCGCATTCCGCAACCTGTTCCCGATTCCGAACGATCAGCTTGTTCTGAATCCGAGCTTGAAGCAAAATCCTGGTTATTAA